The DNA window GCGATCGCCGACAATCCCGATCAAGTCCGCGTGCGATCTCGCGAACAGCTCGCACTCGGTTCGACGCAGCTGAAGCTGATGGCCGGCGGCGGTGTGTCCAGTAACTTTGATCCGCTCGACGTCACGCAATACACCGTTGAGGAACTTAAGGCCGCAGTCGAAGCCGCAGAGAACTGGGGCACCTACGTCACCGTACACGCCTACACGCCCCGCGCGGTGAAACAAGCACTCGACGCCGGCGTCAAGTGCATCGACCACGGCCAACTCCTCGACGACGAAACCGCCAAACTCATGGCAGAGAAAGGCGTGTGGTGGAGCCTTCAGCCGTTCATTGAAGATCCGAAGATCAAGAGCGCGTTTCCTGAAGGATCGCCCAACCGCGTCAAGCAGCTTGAGATGTTCGCCGGGACCGACAAAGCGTTCGCGCTGGCGAAGAAGTACAAAATAAAAGTCGCTTTCGGGACCGACGCGCTCTTCAGCGCCGGCACCGCCGCCCGGCAAGGCGCGGACCTGGCACGCATGTCCCGCTGGTATACTCCCGCAGAGATTCTAAAAATGGCCACCAGCGGCAACGCCGAACTACTTGCCCTCTCCGGCAAGCGCTCGCCTTACCCGGGCAAATTGGGCGTCATCGAGGAAGGTGCCATGGCCGACCTCTTGATCGTCGCAGGCAACCCGCTCAAGGACATCACCCTGGTTGCCGACCCGGTGACAAACTTCGTCGTCATCATGAAGGACGGCAAGGTCTACAAGAACGCGATCAGGTGATCGATCTCGATCACGGGACTTGCCGTGAGCACGTGTCGCGGACCGATGAGAACGCCCGAGCCTGTCCTGCTGCCTGATAGCTCACCAGTGACTCAACAGACCGCTCGTTGACTGCCCTTCGTGCTGCATTGTCAGGACGAGCCCGGTCTGGGCACGTCATGGGCATCCTTCACCTCAAATCATTCTTCGATCGCATCCAAGACTTATCATCAGGCGACGACCGCCCCTAAGCCGCCCGCCGTCCGGACGGCGGCGAAGCCGTGGTCGCCCCGGACACCGGCCGATGCGCCGCTGGTGACGTCGACCCCTTTTTGAAACGCGTATTCGGCTCCCTTGGATGATGTCCCGGACGGTCAGCTCGCGCACGCCAACGACAATACGCAACGCCGCCGTCGTACCAAGTTCGTGCTGACCGAGCGCAAATACCTGACCGGTCGTCGCTCGCGGTGGCGGCGAGATGGGCCACGGCCGCGGGCAGACGCTCCTCGCCCGCGACGAGCACGACCCCGACGCCTCGCTGGTCCGTCGGCGGATCGTCCGCACCTACGAGCGGATGGCGTATCATCTGCCGGTCCTGACCCCTGGCCGACGCCGACGGCCGCCGGCAGACCCTGCGGGTGACCGACGAGCACCCGTTCTACCGCACGGCTCCCGCCGCCGGCGGATCGGCGAGGCCATTAGCACATTGCTGTTTGACCAATCGCGAGCCCCGCGAACCTCTTAGGCTCGCCATTCTGACCCCTTCTTCGTCTCTAAGCCCGACCCCAGCCGCACCGGCTGAGGTCTTTCGTGCGCTCACACTCACATACAAAGGAGTTCCCATGTCTCTTACTAACCGCCTCGGCGAATACGTCGCCGCAGCTTTCACCGGTATCTGGATCCAAAGTCACGAGCACGCAGACGCCCTGTCCGAGATCGGCCAACTCTGCCGGGACCGCAAGTGGTCCTCGGCCGTCTGGGACGTCGACCGCGGCCTGCAGGTCGCGGGTGCCCGCGGACAGGCTGCTGGTGCCGCCAGCACCTCGGACCCTATCTCGGCGATCAGGTCGATCAACGCCCTGGCGACCGCCGACGGCTCGGCGATCCTGGTGCTGCCGAACTTCCACCGGTTCCTCCAGTCTGCAGAGGTCGTGCAGGCGATCGCTCATCAGGTTCAGCAGGGCAAGCAGAACCGCACCTTCGTAGTGATCCTTTCACCCATCGTGCAGGTGCCCGTCGAGCTGGAGAAGCATTTCGTGATCCTCGAACACGATCGGCTAGGGCGGCTGTACAACCCGACCGACTACCCGCCGACCCTGCGGGGGCTCTTCGCCGTCGACTTCGACTTCCCCAGCGTGGATGCACCCGAGTACCTGGCCCGCCTAAACCCGGAGCTGTACGCACAGGAACGCCGGCGAATCAGTGAGCGCTTCGACGAGGCCGTCCGCCTGGCCGAAGAAGCTTTCGTGGGTGAGTTCAGCAAGCTCGTCTCTCACCTGGTCGAGCGTCTGACGGCCGGGCCCGACGGCGAACGTAAGGTGTTCCGCGACTCGGCGGTGAACAACCTGCGTGAGTTCTTCGACCGCTTCAAGCATTTGAACGTTCGGAGCAACGCGGACCTGGACCGGCTCGTGGAGACGGCGAGCCAGACTTTGTCGGGCGTCGACCCGCACATCGTGCGGAACAGCAACTCCCTGCGTCAGCAGGTAACGACCCAGCTCTCGGCAGTGCAGTCAGTGCTGGATGGCATGTTGGTCGATCAGCCCCGGCGGCGGATTCTGCGGCAGGGGCGTGGCAACAACGGCGCGGGCGGGGAAGTGGGTTCGGCATGACACTCCTCATCCTGCCCGAAGGCACCGCCAAGTGCGTCTATGCCGAGGCGATCGACCTGAACCGCCTGGGCGACATCGCAGTCACCCGTGCCAGCCATGTCGAGCCTGATGCGCAGGGGCACTGGTGGGCCGACCTCTCACCGGTGGCCGGGCCAGTGCTCGGTCCGTTCACCCGCCGCAGTGACGCCCTGGCCGCCGAGACCGGTTGGCTCGACCGGAACTGGCTCACACCTTCGGACACATGACAGAGGGGGCATTCCCATCCCTTGTCTCGTCTTCTGCATCAACCCATTTAAGAAAGGACTCCTCATGACCATGACGATGATCAACCCACAAGATCCCGCCGACCTCGATAACGACCTCCCCGATCTCGCCACCATCACACCGACGCCGCCGTCCCCTGTTTGGGAACGCCTGGGTGTCGACATCAGCCGGGCCCGAACCGCGACCGACGCTCTGAAGGCGGCCGGTCTCGACTGGCAGGTCCAGCAGTGGCCAGTCCAGGCAACTGACCCGCAGAGCTGGAAAACCGCTCCACTGCCCGACCACCTCGCCAACGTTCGGTCCGACACACGTGACCTGCTGGGCGTGGTCGGCAAGACGTATCGCGTGTTCGAGAACCGACAGTTGTTCGAGTTCCTGGGCGCCCTGGTCGCCGACCGGCTGGTCTCGTTCCATTCCGCCGGCAGCTTGCGTGGCGGCCGGCGAGTGTGGGTGTTGTGCCAGTTGCCGCGGGTGTATCAGGCCGCTCCCGATGACACCGTGAAACCCTTTCTACTGGTGACCAACACTCACGACGGCGACGGCCCGCTCCAGATGATGCCCGCGACCGTGCGGGACGTGTGTGCGAATGCCTTCAACCTGCCGCTCGACGTCGGCGGAAGCGGCAGCAGGGGTCTGACGATCCGGCACCATGGCGGCTTGACCCAGAGCCTGGCCGAAGCCCGGCGGAACCTCCGTGCCATTGCCGCCCGGTTCGAGCAGTTCGAATCCGAGCTGGCGACGCTGGCGGCGACGCCAGTATCGCGTTGGCAGGTGGCCGACTATTTCGCCTCAGTACTCGCCGCTGCCGACGGCAATGGCGATCAGCCCACCGACAGCCGGGATCGCCTCCTGACACGCCTGCACGAGAACTTCGATGGGCCGACCAATACGATCCCCGCCATCGCCGGCACGGCATGGGCGGCGTTCAACGCGGTGGGGGAGTGGGCGGACAGCCAGCGCACGTTCCGTGGCCGCGACGACCTGGCCCGTGCCGAGGCGCGGCTGGATGCGATCTGGTTCGGCAGCTCCCACCGCCTCAAGCAGACGGCGTACAGGTCGGCCCTGTGCCTGGCGGGATTGAACTGAACTCAGCTGTACCGGACCGGGTCTTCCGATCTCGTTCAGAAGTCTTGTTAAGCAAGGAGGTCAGATGAAAGAGACGATCGCATTCTGGCTGCTGCTGACGCTCGTCGTGCTGCTGCTGTTGACCGGGTGATCGGTCGAAGCAACGACGAAGACCGAAGGGCGTGCCTGCCGACTTCCGGCGGGCACGCCCTCTTTTCATGGAGGAGCTATGTGGAGCAGATGTACATGGATTCTTGCGCTGGGCCTGTCCCTGGCGCTCACCGGCTGGGGCGTCATCGGCCTGTACACCCACAGACCACCCGGGTCAGGCAGTCAGCCGCCGCCTTTCACCAACCATCACGTCGGTGTGTCAATCGCTGACCTGCAGGAACTGGCCGAGCTGACGACCCTGAAAGTCGACTTGGCCGACGTCCAAGAGACGACCCTGACCGGCAACACAGGCACGGCGAGAGCCACGCTGCTGATCGCCGGCGACGCCCGCATCGGCACCGACCTGGCCAAGGCCAAGATCATTAAGTGCGACGAGGCAACCCGGACGCTGGTGCTGCAGTTGCCGCTGCCGGTCGTCCAATCGGTCCGACTCGATCACGCCCGCACCCGGCTGACATCCATCCGCCGAACGGGATTATGGCGGCTGATGCCGTCAGAGGAGACCCGAACGGACCTGGTCAACGCGGCGTTCGCCGAGGCCCAGCAGCAACTGGAGAAGGCAGCGGGGCGGTTGGAGTTACGGGAGAAAGCCCAAGCAAAGGCTGAGGCGATACTGCGGGAACACTTCCGGGGGATCGGATGGCAGGCGTCGGTGGAGTGGCGTAGAGCGGGGTAAGGGAGAGTAGTCGTGCTAATCCTGTGCTAATCGGCTCACGCCGGTTCGTGCCGCTCAGTGCCGCTCGGTGCCGCCCGAGACATTCTCGCGGAGTGGCCCTAAACCCCTTAAAACAGGGCAAATACCGTCAGAAGCCCATGAAAAAAGCCCACCCGATAGGGGTGGGCTTTTAACTGGGGTACTAGGATTCGAACCTAGAATAACTGAGTCAGAGTCAGTTGTGTTGCCGTTACACTATACCCCAAAGTAAGCACCGGGATCGGGGGTGTCTATCCCGGATCGCGGTTCCTTCAGGAACGCTGATGGTATCGCTTCGGAGCATTGGGTCAAGTCGTCGATGCGATCGCTCGTGCGGTTTCTCGGAGGGCAATCGCATCTCCTTTTGTCGATGGTTGTGTTTTGTACGGGTTGCGCTTTCTAACTTCTCTCGCTATCACTCCTTCACCGGTCGCGAAGCTTCGCTGGTAACAACTTTCATCTCCTGAAACGGAGCTTCGCCATGGATGGCCCTGCGACCAGTGGTACCCTGCGCGCGTTTTCCAACCTCCCCGATCCTCGCGGCTGCAACGTGATTCACAAACTCCACGACATCCTCGTCATCTCCGTCTGCGCCGTTATCTGCGGCGCCGACGGCTGGGTCGACGTTGAACTCTATGGCAAGAGCAAGCTCTCCTGGCTTCGAACCTTCCTGGATCTTCCCCACGGCATCCCCTCTCACGACACCTTCGGTCGCGTCTTCGCCAAGCTCCATCCCGACGCCTTCGAGCAGTGTTTCAACGCCTGGGTCGGCGCGATCGCACAGTCCGCCGGCGGACGACTGATCGCGATCGACGGCAAGGCCATCCGCCGGTCCTTCGAACACGCCTGGGCCAGGAACAACATGACCCACATGGTCAGCGCGTTCGTCGACGCCCACCGGATGGTCTTCGGCCAGGTCGCCGTGGATGACAAGAGCAATGAGATCGAGGCGATCCCGCGGCTTTTGGGCCTGTTAGACATTCAGGACGCGACGGTGACGATCGATGCCGCCGGCTGCCAGACGCAGATCGCCAGACAGATCGTCGATGCCGGCGGCAACTACGTGCTGTCGGTGAAGGAGAACCAGCCGAGGACCAGGCTTCGCCTCGTCCGACGCTGCACGCGAAGGTCAGGAAGCTGCTGGACGAAGCGATCCTGAGCGGCATGAAGGACGTGAGCCACGGCGTCCACGAGGAGTTCGACGCCGACCACGGCCGGCTGGACACCCGCAAAGTGTGGGTGATGGACGAAGTGCACTGGCTCGGCGACCTATGTCAGCAGTGGCCGGGACTGGCCGGCGTGATCGCGGTCGAACGCAAGCGGGAGGTGCTTGCCGGCAAGAGCAGCGTCGAGCGGCATTACTTCATCAGCAGCGTCGCAGGGACCGACGCCAGGGCGATGGCGGCGGCGATCCGCGGCCACTGGGCCATCGAGAACAAGCTGCACTGGCAACTGGACGTGAGCTCCCGCGAGGACGAGCGGCGGATCCGCAAAGGCTATGGTGCGGAGAACTACTCCCGGTTGTGCCGGCTGACGCTCAATCTTCTCAAGCGGGACAGGAGCATCAAAAACGGAATCCACGGGAAACGGTTAAAGGCAGGTTGGGACGAGCACTATCTGCTCCGTCTGCTAACGACCTGAACATGCAATCGCCCTGCGGTTTCTCGGTGTCAACGTTACTGCATCGTCGGCAGGGCTTTTGCCGGGAAGGAGCCGACAGTTTGTCGCTGCGGAGCGCGATCAGATGAGCCTGGGCTTTGGCGGGGGTGAATACGGCTTCAGTTGGGGCGGTGAGTGAGCTGTGCGCCTGCGGCACGGGTGCGGGGCGGCCATATGGATGCATCTTGAGGCATTGGCTGGATGAACTGGTATGAGCATTGCCATCGTGTCGTGCCCGATCCACCGCTGGCAGGACAACCGCTCATGGATATCAACAATCGCCTCTACGTCGAGATTCATCCCTTCGAAGGGCCACATCAGCCGCACCCGCATCCGATTCGCGATGGCAAGTTCGATATCGAACTCGTTTACAAGGTGCTCGGGATGTACAACCCGTCGGAGACCAGCGAGTGCTACTTTATCCTCGCCAATCCGCAGAGGCAGCTGTGGTTCATTCCCCAGCGGCACTTGCTGGCGTATCGGCTGATCGATTCGGAGGAGTTCTTCCTGCCGCGTGAGTCGCCGGTGGAGCAGGCAGCTTATCAGGCCGCAAGGTTGCGTTGATCCCGCGGTGAGGACGGCTGGCAGCGAGATCGCCGGCTGCTGCCCGGTTCCACCACCGAAGCGCGTCACACCGCCAGGTGCAGGTCGCGTGCCAGCGGGTAGAGCGTTGCCCGCAGCATGTGGCGGCCGCGGTGCAGGCGGCTCTTGACGGTGCCGACCGGCACATCCAGCACCTTGGCGGCTTCGGCGTCCTGCATGCCTTCGACGTCGACCAGCAACAGCGTCCAGCGGATGTCGCGGGGAAGCTTCTTGATGGCGGTGATTACGTGGCTGTCGCTGAAGCCGTCGATCGCTGAATCGGGGTCGTCCCAGCAGTCCTTCGGTTCGGTCCAGCATTGCTCGTCGGCTTCGGCCGGGTCCCATTCCATTTCGTCCAGGCTCAACTCGTGATGCTTGTGCACGCGGGTCCGGTCGATGTGGGTGTTCCGCAGGATCGCCATCAGCCACGGGCGAACTCGATCGTCTTCCCGCAGGCAGTCGATTCGGCGGTAGGCCTTGAGCATCGTTTCCTGGGCGAGGTCTTCGGCTTCGACTTCGTCACGGCAGATCAACTTCGCGGTTCGCAGGACGTTCTGCAGGTGGGGCCAGACCAGGGCATAGAAACGTTCGGTTGCGACGGTGTTCGTGGTTGCCAGTTTCATCAGATACCTCAGCGGTTGTCGGCAGTTCGTCGTCGGGTCGAGGCCGTCTGGGGCTCTCAATCGCGACAAGAGAACTTTCGTCGACAACGGTGGCCTGGGGTATCAGGCTCGCGTCTGGTTCTGGCGTGGAACGAAAACTGTCTGGGGCTTAGGTCTTCGACCTATGGTTCATCAGGCGAAACCGTCGCGGGGTCGGCTAGCGGGCGGTGTTTCGGTCGTGTGCGTCGGCCCGCGCGGCACCCGCGTCGGGCGCTTCTATCTCCCCAAGTGATTTGCGTATCGCCGCTTCCACACGAGCCAAATCCCCCGGTTCGGGCAGTCGATCGGCAAGTCGCCGAAGCCGACGGGAGACGGCTTGCAGGCTGGGGGATGCGTGGCGATCGGAGTGGGCGGGGGGCATGGCAGGAAACCGTAAGAATGACGAACTACCGGCAAGACGGGGCAACCCCGACCGAAAGTTCATTTGATGGTGCGGAAGTTACCCCTTCTTTGGAGGAAACAGTTCCCGGACCTTCGCCTTGATATCCGGGCTCCGCATGAGGCTTTCGCCCACCAGAACGGCGGCGACGCCCGCATCGGCAAGCTTCTGAACATCCCATGCCGTGTGGATGCCGCTTTCGCTCACCAGCACGCTGCGGTCTTCGACCAGCTCGGCCATCCGCAATGTGGTGCCAAGATCCGTCTTGAACGTCCGCAGGTCGCGGTTGTTGATGCCCAGCAGGCTGTAGCTACGGTGAGGGAAGCCGATCACCCGGTCGCGAACACGGATCAGGTTCTCCATGTCGTGGACTTCGATCAGGGTGGTCAGGTTGAGTTCTGTCGCGAGGATTTGCAGGTCGATCAACTCGTTAATCGGCAGGCACTCGGCGATGAGCAGGATTGCATCGGCCCCGGCGACGCGGGCTTCCCACACCTGGTAGGGGTCGATGATGAAGTCTTTGCGCAGCACCGGCAGGTCGACGGCCAGCCGGATCGCCTTGAGATACTCCAGCGAGCCCTGGAAGTACTTCTCATCCGTCAGGCAACTGATGGCGTCGGCGCCGGCCTCGGCGTAGTCGCGGGCGATTTCGACCGGGTCGAAGTTCTCGCGGATCACGCCGGCGCTGGGGCTGGCCTTCTTCACCTCGGCGATCAGGTTCAGCGGCTTTGTGCCCTTGCGGGTGACGGCGTGGAAGAAGTTCCGCGGGCGCGGCAGGCCGAACGCCTGCTCCTTCAACGCCTCGATCGGCGTGAGGGCGCTGCGCTCGGCGACTTCCACGCGCTTGGTGGCGACGATCTTTTCGAGAATCGTGGTCATGGTAGGGTCCGCCTTGGCGGACGCGATGGGCTACAATCCGCGGACCGAATCCGGCCCTTCGGCCGTATGCCGCCGTTCCTTCGCGACGTCGCGAATCGAGCCGTTTTGCACTGTAGACCGGACCTATCGAATGTCAATTATCGCCGCCGCCGATCCCGACTTAACCTCGATTGCGATCGAGCTGCTCGTCGTCGCCGTCCTCCTGGTGCCGGGGATCATCGTCCTCTGGAAGACCGGTTCCTATCGATGGCGTTCGGTCCTCGGGCCGCTCCGCATTCCCGACCGCGCCGAGATGTGGCCGGTGCCGGTGGCACTGGTGATTGGCTTCGCCGGCTGGATGGGCAGCGCCGTCGCTTACACCGTCCTGATCGGCATCCGCAGCGCCGCGGGTGGGGCGTCGCAACCTACCGGCGAAGCGGACCTCATGGCGATGCTCTCACCGCTTGACTTTGTCGTCCTCGCCGCCGTCACACCCGTCGTCGGCCTGATCGCCGGCGTAGCCTTTCTGATCCTTGTTCGCCCGGCGGCAGTGGGGTGGATTGGCTTCAAACCCGGCCGATTGCCGCGGGGACTTGCGCTGGGCGCCCTCGCCGCACTCATCGGCGTCCCGCTCACCATGCTCGCCGGCGGCATCACCGAACTGGTCTACAAGGCGATCGACTTCAAACACCCTGCCGAGCACGAACTGCTTAAGTTCATGAAGGAAGCGCCGTCCATGTGGATCCAGGTGGCGGCGATCTTGGCGGCGGTCGCGATCGCGCCGCTGGTCGAAGAGTTCCTCTTCCGCGGCCTCATCCAGACCTCCCTGATGACCTGGTTCCACGGCTTCGGCCGGCTGCGCGGCCCGGTTGCGTACGCACCGCAATGGCAAATGCAGGGGAACGCGTTGCCCTACGCGTCGGCCGCGGTTCCTGCCGTCGACCCGGCGACGGGACAGCCGATCCCCGCCGGCCCGCCCGCCGGCATCGGACTGTCTGACACAACGCCGCTGATGCCGCCGCCTGAGCTGGGACAGGTCGTCCCGCCAGCGCCTGTCGCCCCGCAACCCCTTCCCGAACTGTCGCGACGCCCTTGGGCGTCGTGGCTCGCGATCGTCATCACCTCGGTCCTCTTTGCCGTCATCCACCCCCTCTGGACCGCGCCGATCATCTTCGTGCTCGCGGTGGTCCTCGGCTACGTCTACGAACGCACCGGCAACCT is part of the Humisphaera borealis genome and encodes:
- a CDS encoding metal-dependent hydrolase family protein, giving the protein MITSHVLTVALLCLQAGPVFGQELIQPPPRTLITNARIFDGRGDTLTEPMNVLIIGSTISKIAADPIVGANAKDAVVIDAGGRTLMPGLIDAHTHLMFATLPPLVATTSDIGFINVVATRAAESMLMRGFTSARDLGGPVFGLKRGIDAGYAVGPRIWPSGAMISQTGGHGDFRIPNELPSAPTAYTYFERLGATAIADNPDQVRVRSREQLALGSTQLKLMAGGGVSSNFDPLDVTQYTVEELKAAVEAAENWGTYVTVHAYTPRAVKQALDAGVKCIDHGQLLDDETAKLMAEKGVWWSLQPFIEDPKIKSAFPEGSPNRVKQLEMFAGTDKAFALAKKYKIKVAFGTDALFSAGTAARQGADLARMSRWYTPAEILKMATSGNAELLALSGKRSPYPGKLGVIEEGAMADLLIVAGNPLKDITLVADPVTNFVVIMKDGKVYKNAIR
- a CDS encoding DUF932 domain-containing protein, encoding MTMTMINPQDPADLDNDLPDLATITPTPPSPVWERLGVDISRARTATDALKAAGLDWQVQQWPVQATDPQSWKTAPLPDHLANVRSDTRDLLGVVGKTYRVFENRQLFEFLGALVADRLVSFHSAGSLRGGRRVWVLCQLPRVYQAAPDDTVKPFLLVTNTHDGDGPLQMMPATVRDVCANAFNLPLDVGGSGSRGLTIRHHGGLTQSLAEARRNLRAIAARFEQFESELATLAATPVSRWQVADYFASVLAAADGNGDQPTDSRDRLLTRLHENFDGPTNTIPAIAGTAWAAFNAVGEWADSQRTFRGRDDLARAEARLDAIWFGSSHRLKQTAYRSALCLAGLN
- a CDS encoding DUF4230 domain-containing protein; the protein is MWSRCTWILALGLSLALTGWGVIGLYTHRPPGSGSQPPPFTNHHVGVSIADLQELAELTTLKVDLADVQETTLTGNTGTARATLLIAGDARIGTDLAKAKIIKCDEATRTLVLQLPLPVVQSVRLDHARTRLTSIRRTGLWRLMPSEETRTDLVNAAFAEAQQQLEKAAGRLELREKAQAKAEAILREHFRGIGWQASVEWRRAG
- a CDS encoding ISAs1 family transposase, which codes for MDGPATSGTLRAFSNLPDPRGCNVIHKLHDILVISVCAVICGADGWVDVELYGKSKLSWLRTFLDLPHGIPSHDTFGRVFAKLHPDAFEQCFNAWVGAIAQSAGGRLIAIDGKAIRRSFEHAWARNNMTHMVSAFVDAHRMVFGQVAVDDKSNEIEAIPRLLGLLDIQDATVTIDAAGCQTQIARQIVDAGGNYVLSVKENQPRTRLRLVRRCTRRSGSCWTKRS
- a CDS encoding ISAs1 family transposase, with amino-acid sequence MKDVSHGVHEEFDADHGRLDTRKVWVMDEVHWLGDLCQQWPGLAGVIAVERKREVLAGKSSVERHYFISSVAGTDARAMAAAIRGHWAIENKLHWQLDVSSREDERRIRKGYGAENYSRLCRLTLNLLKRDRSIKNGIHGKRLKAGWDEHYLLRLLTT
- a CDS encoding RNA polymerase sigma factor, coding for MKLATTNTVATERFYALVWPHLQNVLRTAKLICRDEVEAEDLAQETMLKAYRRIDCLREDDRVRPWLMAILRNTHIDRTRVHKHHELSLDEMEWDPAEADEQCWTEPKDCWDDPDSAIDGFSDSHVITAIKKLPRDIRWTLLLVDVEGMQDAEAAKVLDVPVGTVKSRLHRGRHMLRATLYPLARDLHLAV
- the trpC gene encoding indole-3-glycerol phosphate synthase TrpC codes for the protein MTTILEKIVATKRVEVAERSALTPIEALKEQAFGLPRPRNFFHAVTRKGTKPLNLIAEVKKASPSAGVIRENFDPVEIARDYAEAGADAISCLTDEKYFQGSLEYLKAIRLAVDLPVLRKDFIIDPYQVWEARVAGADAILLIAECLPINELIDLQILATELNLTTLIEVHDMENLIRVRDRVIGFPHRSYSLLGINNRDLRTFKTDLGTTLRMAELVEDRSVLVSESGIHTAWDVQKLADAGVAAVLVGESLMRSPDIKAKVRELFPPKKG
- a CDS encoding CPBP family intramembrane glutamic endopeptidase translates to MSIIAAADPDLTSIAIELLVVAVLLVPGIIVLWKTGSYRWRSVLGPLRIPDRAEMWPVPVALVIGFAGWMGSAVAYTVLIGIRSAAGGASQPTGEADLMAMLSPLDFVVLAAVTPVVGLIAGVAFLILVRPAAVGWIGFKPGRLPRGLALGALAALIGVPLTMLAGGITELVYKAIDFKHPAEHELLKFMKEAPSMWIQVAAILAAVAIAPLVEEFLFRGLIQTSLMTWFHGFGRLRGPVAYAPQWQMQGNALPYASAAVPAVDPATGQPIPAGPPAGIGLSDTTPLMPPPELGQVVPPAPVAPQPLPELSRRPWASWLAIVITSVLFAVIHPLWTAPIIFVLAVVLGYVYERTGNLWASIGLHAIFNTISTTIYLLGVGQT